One Gossypium hirsutum isolate 1008001.06 chromosome A11, Gossypium_hirsutum_v2.1, whole genome shotgun sequence genomic window carries:
- the LOC107924185 gene encoding inactive LRR receptor-like serine/threonine-protein kinase BIR2, which translates to MKGSFSRRLKILSFVLSWMFLLALVFPATAQDDLKCLEGVKNSLEDPDGRLSSWTFNNNSVGFVCKFVGVQCWNEQENRLLGLELRDMKLSGELPQSLKYCRSLQTLDLSANKLSGTIPPQICSWLPYLVTLDLSSNDLHGSVPPELSNCAYLNNLILSNNRLSGSIPYQLSGLDRLKRFSVANNDLSGAIPSSFENRDKADFAGNSGLCGDPLGKCGGLSKRNLAIIIAAGVFGAAASMLLGFGVWWWFHLRGAGMGKKGFIERGDDSSWAERLRAHKLTQVSLFQKPLVKLKLADLMAATNNFSPESIIVSTRTGTTYKAMLPDGSALAIKRLTTCKLGERQFQWEMNRLGQLRHPNLTPLLGFCVVEEEKLLVYKHMSNGTLYSLLHENTATIDWSIRFQIALGGARGLAWLHHGCQPPILQQNICSNVILMDEDFDARIMDFGLANLMTSSDVYETSFAKRDIGEFGYIAPESSSTTVASMKSDVYGFGVVLLELVTRQKPLEVNAGEEGFKGGLVDWVNHLSNTGRIKDAIDKDLYGKGHDEQIVQVLKIGCNCVVAHPKKRWSMFKVYQSLRTMAEENGLSEEFDDFPLIFTDQDDESV; encoded by the coding sequence ATGAAGGGATCTTTTTCCAGGAGGTTAAAGATCTTAAGCTTTGTTTTATCATGGATGTTTTTGCTAGCCCTTGTTTTCCCAGCTACGGCGCAAGATGATTTGAAGTGCCTGGAAGGTGTCAAGAATTCTCTAGAAGACCCAGATGGGAGGTTGAGTTCATGGACTTTCAACAACAATTCTGTTGGTTTTGTATGCAAATTTGTCGGCGTTCAATGTTGGAATGAACAAGAAAACCGCCTGTTAGGTCTCGAACTTCGAGACATGAAACTGTCGGGAGAGTTACCTCAATCTTTAAAGTACTGTCGGAGTTTGCAGACCTTAGATCTGTCGGCTAACAAGCTTTCTGGTACGATCCCTCCACAGATATGTTCTTGGTTGCCTTATTTAGTAACCCTTGATTTGTCTAGCAATGATCTGCATGGTTCGGTCCCACCGGAGTTATCAAATTGTGCTTATCTGAACAATCTGATACTGTCAAACAATAGGCTTTCAGGTTCAATTCCATACCAATTATCAGGTTTAGATAGGCTGAAAAGGTTTTCTGTAGCAAATAATGATCTCTCGGGTGCTATTCCTTCATCTTTTGAGAATCGTGATAAGGCAGATTTTGCTGGGAACAGTGGTCTTTGTGGGGATCCTCTTGGAAAGTGTGGGGGTTTGAGTAAGAGGAATTTAGCCATTATAATTGCTGCAGGTGTTTTTGGTGCTGCTGCTTCAATGTTGTTGGGATTTGGGGTTTGGTGGTGGTTCCATTTGAGAGGGGCAGGGATGGGGAAGAAAGGGTTTATTGAAAGGGGAGATGACAGTAGTTGGGCTGAGAGGCTGAGGGCTCATAAATTGACTCAAGTTTCATTGTTCCAGAAGCCACTTGTGAAGCTTAAATTGGCTGATCTAATGGCTGCAACAAACAATTTCAGTCCAGAGAGTATCATAGTTTCCACTAGGACTGGAACTACCTATAAGGCAATGCTTCCTGATGGATCAGCCCTTGCAATCAAGAGGCTGACGACTTGCAAGCTCGGTGAGAGGCAGTTTCAGTGGGAGATGAATAGATTAGGCCAACTTAGGCATCCAAATTTGACACCCCTTTTGGGATTTTGTGTTGTGGAGGAGGAGAAATTACTCGTTTATAAGCACATGTCAAATGGGACGCTATATTCCTTGCTACATGAGAACACTGCCACTATAGATTGGTCGATTAGGTTTCAGATAGCTTTGGGTGGAGCCAGAGGTCTAGCTTGGCTGCACCATGGGTGCCAGCCTCCAATTCTGCAGCAGAACATATGTTCCAATGTGATTCTCATGGATGAGGACTTTGATGCTAGGATAATGGACTTTGGATTGGCAAACCTTATGACTTCTTCTGATGTTTATGAAACTAGTTTTGCCAAGAGGGATATAGGTGAATTCGGTTACATAGCTCCAGAGAGTTCAAGCACAACGGTTGCTTCGATGAAATCCGATGTGTACGGATTCGGTGTCGTGCTTCTCGAATTGGTAACCAGACAAAAACCCCTAGAAGTTAATGCAGGTGAGGAAGGATTCAAAGGTGGTTTGGTGGATTGGGTAAACCATCTCTCAAATACAGGGAGAATCAAAGATGCCATTGACAAAGATCTATATGGGAAGGGGCATGATGAACAAATTGTGCAGGTCCTCAAAATTGGATGCAACTGTGTGGTTGCTCATCCAAAGAAGAGATGGTCCATGTTCAAGGTTTATCAGTCATTGCGAACCATGGCTGAGGAAAATGGTTTATCAGAAGAGTTTGATGATTTCCCTCTGATTTTCACAGACCAAGATGATGAATCAGTATAG
- the LOC107924303 gene encoding uncharacterized protein isoform X1 gives MGSCVSKQGSFGGLSKKKKRRILCRRKTIKRRVSSRKLENGEFAAGSKDFSRASSTVQVTGSADLAWRDCFSVFESELDEDFYSLHDEVVSVTGSENASALSVSSPTDLSLINNVNSQSKANDNQTEGSAVFVDDISSESIRGDEKQAAHHVELLPNTCLPCLQSTAPSLERKRSFNPSTLGSKKKAPLKLSFKWRDGHANPTLVSPKVGFQRPVAGTSVPHCPKEKSMPDCWSPLEPSSFKVRGQNYFRDKKKEFASNSAAFHPFGVDLFLSPRKIDHIARFVELPVFNLSEEIPAILVVNIQIPLYPITIFQSENDGEGMNLVLYFKLSESYSKELPLQFRENIIQFINDEVERVKGFPVDTIAPFRERLKMIGRVANVMDLHLSTAEKKLMNAYNEKPVLSRPQHEFYLGENYFEIDLDLHRFSYISRKGFEAFQDRYKLCILDFGLTIQGNKPEDLPENMLCCIRLNQINHINYGQLQL, from the exons atgggTAGTTGTGTTTCAAAGCAAGGAAGCTTTGGGGGATtgtcaaagaagaagaaaaggaggaTTCTGTGCAGAAGAAAGACCATTAAAAGGAGGGTTTCTTCTCGCAAGCTTGAAAATGGGGAATTTGCTGCTGGTTCTAAGGATTTTTCTCGTGCTAGTTCTACCGTCCAAG TGACAGGAAGTGCAGACTTGGCATGGCGTGATTGCTTTTCAGTATTTGAATCTGAATTGGATGAAGATTTTTATAGCCTCCATGATG AGGTAGTATCTGTGACTGGCTCTGAAAATGCATCTGCATTGAGTGTATCGTCTCCTACAGATTTGAGTCTAATTAACAATGTTAATTCTCAATCGAAGGCGAATGATAATCAGACTGAGGGGAGTGCTGTATTTGTGGATGATATTTCTAGTGAAAGTATTCGTGGGGATGAAAAGCAAGCTGCACATCATGTCGAACTTCTTCCAAATACTTGCTTGCCTTGTCTTCAGTCGACTGCCCCTTCACTTGAGAGAAAAAGATCGTTTAACCCAAGTACTCTTGGTTCAAAGAAGAAAGCACCTCTGAAGCTATCCTTTAAATGGAGGGACGGACATGCCAATCCGACATTAG TTTCTCCGAAGGTGGGTTTCCAAAGACCGGTAGCTGGTACCTCAGTCCCACACTGTCCGAAAGAGAAAAGCATGCCTGATTGTTGGTCTCCTCTTGAGCCAAGTTCTTTCAAGGTCCGTGGCCAGAACTACTTTAG GGACAAAAAGAAGGAATTTGCTTCAAACTCTGCAGCATTTCATCCCTTTGGAGTTGACCTCTTCTTGTCTCCACGCAAAATTGATCACATTGCTCGTTTTGTGGAACTTCCGGTTTTTAATTTATCTGAAGAAATCCCTGCTATTCTTGTTGTAAATATTCAG ATTCCATTGTACCCTATTACAATCTTTCAAAGTGAAAACGATGGAGAAGGAATGAATTTGGTGTTGTACTTTAAACTATCAGAAAGTTACTCAAAAGAGCTCCCACTTCAGTTCCGAGAAAATATTATA CAGTTTATCAATGATGAGGTAGAGCGAGTTAAAGGATTCCCTGTAGATACTATTGCACCTTTTAGGGAAAGACTGAAAATGATTGGCCGAGTGGCAAATGTTATGGATCTTCATTTAAGCACGGCTGAGAAGAAGCTTATGAATGCTTATAATGAAAAGCCGGTTCTCTCGCGACCTCAGCATGAATTTTACttg GGCGAGAACTACTTTGAGATTGATTTAGATTTGCATAGATTTAGCTACATATCTAGAAAAGGTTTCGAGGCGTTTCAGGACAGATATAAGTTGTGTATACTGGATTTTGGCTTGACAATTcag GGAAATAAACCCGAAGATTTACCGGAGAACATGCTATGCTGCATACGATTGAATCAAATCAACCACATTAATTATGGTCAACTGCAGTTATAG
- the LOC107924303 gene encoding uncharacterized protein isoform X2 yields MGSCVSKQGSFGGLSKKKKRRILCRRKTIKRRVSSRKLENGEFAAGSKDFSRASSTVQVTGSADLAWRDCFSVFESELDEDFYSLHDEVVSVTGSENASALSVSSPTDLSLINNVNSQSKANDNQTEGSAVFVDDISSESIRGDEKQAAHHVELLPNTCLPCLQSTAPSLERKRSFNPSTLGSKKKAPLKLSFKWRDGHANPTLVSPKVGFQRPVAGTSVPHCPKEKSMPDCWSPLEPSSFKVRGQNYFRDKKKEFASNSAAFHPFGVDLFLSPRKIDHIARFVELPVFNLSEEIPAILVVNIQIPLYPITIFQSENDGEGMNLVLYFKLSESYSKELPLQFRENIIFINDEVERVKGFPVDTIAPFRERLKMIGRVANVMDLHLSTAEKKLMNAYNEKPVLSRPQHEFYLGENYFEIDLDLHRFSYISRKGFEAFQDRYKLCILDFGLTIQGNKPEDLPENMLCCIRLNQINHINYGQLQL; encoded by the exons atgggTAGTTGTGTTTCAAAGCAAGGAAGCTTTGGGGGATtgtcaaagaagaagaaaaggaggaTTCTGTGCAGAAGAAAGACCATTAAAAGGAGGGTTTCTTCTCGCAAGCTTGAAAATGGGGAATTTGCTGCTGGTTCTAAGGATTTTTCTCGTGCTAGTTCTACCGTCCAAG TGACAGGAAGTGCAGACTTGGCATGGCGTGATTGCTTTTCAGTATTTGAATCTGAATTGGATGAAGATTTTTATAGCCTCCATGATG AGGTAGTATCTGTGACTGGCTCTGAAAATGCATCTGCATTGAGTGTATCGTCTCCTACAGATTTGAGTCTAATTAACAATGTTAATTCTCAATCGAAGGCGAATGATAATCAGACTGAGGGGAGTGCTGTATTTGTGGATGATATTTCTAGTGAAAGTATTCGTGGGGATGAAAAGCAAGCTGCACATCATGTCGAACTTCTTCCAAATACTTGCTTGCCTTGTCTTCAGTCGACTGCCCCTTCACTTGAGAGAAAAAGATCGTTTAACCCAAGTACTCTTGGTTCAAAGAAGAAAGCACCTCTGAAGCTATCCTTTAAATGGAGGGACGGACATGCCAATCCGACATTAG TTTCTCCGAAGGTGGGTTTCCAAAGACCGGTAGCTGGTACCTCAGTCCCACACTGTCCGAAAGAGAAAAGCATGCCTGATTGTTGGTCTCCTCTTGAGCCAAGTTCTTTCAAGGTCCGTGGCCAGAACTACTTTAG GGACAAAAAGAAGGAATTTGCTTCAAACTCTGCAGCATTTCATCCCTTTGGAGTTGACCTCTTCTTGTCTCCACGCAAAATTGATCACATTGCTCGTTTTGTGGAACTTCCGGTTTTTAATTTATCTGAAGAAATCCCTGCTATTCTTGTTGTAAATATTCAG ATTCCATTGTACCCTATTACAATCTTTCAAAGTGAAAACGATGGAGAAGGAATGAATTTGGTGTTGTACTTTAAACTATCAGAAAGTTACTCAAAAGAGCTCCCACTTCAGTTCCGAGAAAATATTATA TTTATCAATGATGAGGTAGAGCGAGTTAAAGGATTCCCTGTAGATACTATTGCACCTTTTAGGGAAAGACTGAAAATGATTGGCCGAGTGGCAAATGTTATGGATCTTCATTTAAGCACGGCTGAGAAGAAGCTTATGAATGCTTATAATGAAAAGCCGGTTCTCTCGCGACCTCAGCATGAATTTTACttg GGCGAGAACTACTTTGAGATTGATTTAGATTTGCATAGATTTAGCTACATATCTAGAAAAGGTTTCGAGGCGTTTCAGGACAGATATAAGTTGTGTATACTGGATTTTGGCTTGACAATTcag GGAAATAAACCCGAAGATTTACCGGAGAACATGCTATGCTGCATACGATTGAATCAAATCAACCACATTAATTATGGTCAACTGCAGTTATAG
- the LOC107924303 gene encoding uncharacterized protein isoform X4 has protein sequence MGSCVSKQGSFGGLSKKKKRRILCRRKTIKRRVSSRKLENGEFAAGSKDFSRASSTVQGSADLAWRDCFSVFESELDEDFYSLHDEVVSVTGSENASALSVSSPTDLSLINNVNSQSKANDNQTEGSAVFVDDISSESIRGDEKQAAHHVELLPNTCLPCLQSTAPSLERKRSFNPSTLGSKKKAPLKLSFKWRDGHANPTLVSPKVGFQRPVAGTSVPHCPKEKSMPDCWSPLEPSSFKVRGQNYFRDKKKEFASNSAAFHPFGVDLFLSPRKIDHIARFVELPVFNLSEEIPAILVVNIQIPLYPITIFQSENDGEGMNLVLYFKLSESYSKELPLQFRENIIFINDEVERVKGFPVDTIAPFRERLKMIGRVANVMDLHLSTAEKKLMNAYNEKPVLSRPQHEFYLGENYFEIDLDLHRFSYISRKGFEAFQDRYKLCILDFGLTIQGNKPEDLPENMLCCIRLNQINHINYGQLQL, from the exons atgggTAGTTGTGTTTCAAAGCAAGGAAGCTTTGGGGGATtgtcaaagaagaagaaaaggaggaTTCTGTGCAGAAGAAAGACCATTAAAAGGAGGGTTTCTTCTCGCAAGCTTGAAAATGGGGAATTTGCTGCTGGTTCTAAGGATTTTTCTCGTGCTAGTTCTACCGTCCAAG GAAGTGCAGACTTGGCATGGCGTGATTGCTTTTCAGTATTTGAATCTGAATTGGATGAAGATTTTTATAGCCTCCATGATG AGGTAGTATCTGTGACTGGCTCTGAAAATGCATCTGCATTGAGTGTATCGTCTCCTACAGATTTGAGTCTAATTAACAATGTTAATTCTCAATCGAAGGCGAATGATAATCAGACTGAGGGGAGTGCTGTATTTGTGGATGATATTTCTAGTGAAAGTATTCGTGGGGATGAAAAGCAAGCTGCACATCATGTCGAACTTCTTCCAAATACTTGCTTGCCTTGTCTTCAGTCGACTGCCCCTTCACTTGAGAGAAAAAGATCGTTTAACCCAAGTACTCTTGGTTCAAAGAAGAAAGCACCTCTGAAGCTATCCTTTAAATGGAGGGACGGACATGCCAATCCGACATTAG TTTCTCCGAAGGTGGGTTTCCAAAGACCGGTAGCTGGTACCTCAGTCCCACACTGTCCGAAAGAGAAAAGCATGCCTGATTGTTGGTCTCCTCTTGAGCCAAGTTCTTTCAAGGTCCGTGGCCAGAACTACTTTAG GGACAAAAAGAAGGAATTTGCTTCAAACTCTGCAGCATTTCATCCCTTTGGAGTTGACCTCTTCTTGTCTCCACGCAAAATTGATCACATTGCTCGTTTTGTGGAACTTCCGGTTTTTAATTTATCTGAAGAAATCCCTGCTATTCTTGTTGTAAATATTCAG ATTCCATTGTACCCTATTACAATCTTTCAAAGTGAAAACGATGGAGAAGGAATGAATTTGGTGTTGTACTTTAAACTATCAGAAAGTTACTCAAAAGAGCTCCCACTTCAGTTCCGAGAAAATATTATA TTTATCAATGATGAGGTAGAGCGAGTTAAAGGATTCCCTGTAGATACTATTGCACCTTTTAGGGAAAGACTGAAAATGATTGGCCGAGTGGCAAATGTTATGGATCTTCATTTAAGCACGGCTGAGAAGAAGCTTATGAATGCTTATAATGAAAAGCCGGTTCTCTCGCGACCTCAGCATGAATTTTACttg GGCGAGAACTACTTTGAGATTGATTTAGATTTGCATAGATTTAGCTACATATCTAGAAAAGGTTTCGAGGCGTTTCAGGACAGATATAAGTTGTGTATACTGGATTTTGGCTTGACAATTcag GGAAATAAACCCGAAGATTTACCGGAGAACATGCTATGCTGCATACGATTGAATCAAATCAACCACATTAATTATGGTCAACTGCAGTTATAG
- the LOC107924303 gene encoding uncharacterized protein isoform X3: protein MGSCVSKQGSFGGLSKKKKRRILCRRKTIKRRVSSRKLENGEFAAGSKDFSRASSTVQGSADLAWRDCFSVFESELDEDFYSLHDEVVSVTGSENASALSVSSPTDLSLINNVNSQSKANDNQTEGSAVFVDDISSESIRGDEKQAAHHVELLPNTCLPCLQSTAPSLERKRSFNPSTLGSKKKAPLKLSFKWRDGHANPTLVSPKVGFQRPVAGTSVPHCPKEKSMPDCWSPLEPSSFKVRGQNYFRDKKKEFASNSAAFHPFGVDLFLSPRKIDHIARFVELPVFNLSEEIPAILVVNIQIPLYPITIFQSENDGEGMNLVLYFKLSESYSKELPLQFRENIIQFINDEVERVKGFPVDTIAPFRERLKMIGRVANVMDLHLSTAEKKLMNAYNEKPVLSRPQHEFYLGENYFEIDLDLHRFSYISRKGFEAFQDRYKLCILDFGLTIQGNKPEDLPENMLCCIRLNQINHINYGQLQL from the exons atgggTAGTTGTGTTTCAAAGCAAGGAAGCTTTGGGGGATtgtcaaagaagaagaaaaggaggaTTCTGTGCAGAAGAAAGACCATTAAAAGGAGGGTTTCTTCTCGCAAGCTTGAAAATGGGGAATTTGCTGCTGGTTCTAAGGATTTTTCTCGTGCTAGTTCTACCGTCCAAG GAAGTGCAGACTTGGCATGGCGTGATTGCTTTTCAGTATTTGAATCTGAATTGGATGAAGATTTTTATAGCCTCCATGATG AGGTAGTATCTGTGACTGGCTCTGAAAATGCATCTGCATTGAGTGTATCGTCTCCTACAGATTTGAGTCTAATTAACAATGTTAATTCTCAATCGAAGGCGAATGATAATCAGACTGAGGGGAGTGCTGTATTTGTGGATGATATTTCTAGTGAAAGTATTCGTGGGGATGAAAAGCAAGCTGCACATCATGTCGAACTTCTTCCAAATACTTGCTTGCCTTGTCTTCAGTCGACTGCCCCTTCACTTGAGAGAAAAAGATCGTTTAACCCAAGTACTCTTGGTTCAAAGAAGAAAGCACCTCTGAAGCTATCCTTTAAATGGAGGGACGGACATGCCAATCCGACATTAG TTTCTCCGAAGGTGGGTTTCCAAAGACCGGTAGCTGGTACCTCAGTCCCACACTGTCCGAAAGAGAAAAGCATGCCTGATTGTTGGTCTCCTCTTGAGCCAAGTTCTTTCAAGGTCCGTGGCCAGAACTACTTTAG GGACAAAAAGAAGGAATTTGCTTCAAACTCTGCAGCATTTCATCCCTTTGGAGTTGACCTCTTCTTGTCTCCACGCAAAATTGATCACATTGCTCGTTTTGTGGAACTTCCGGTTTTTAATTTATCTGAAGAAATCCCTGCTATTCTTGTTGTAAATATTCAG ATTCCATTGTACCCTATTACAATCTTTCAAAGTGAAAACGATGGAGAAGGAATGAATTTGGTGTTGTACTTTAAACTATCAGAAAGTTACTCAAAAGAGCTCCCACTTCAGTTCCGAGAAAATATTATA CAGTTTATCAATGATGAGGTAGAGCGAGTTAAAGGATTCCCTGTAGATACTATTGCACCTTTTAGGGAAAGACTGAAAATGATTGGCCGAGTGGCAAATGTTATGGATCTTCATTTAAGCACGGCTGAGAAGAAGCTTATGAATGCTTATAATGAAAAGCCGGTTCTCTCGCGACCTCAGCATGAATTTTACttg GGCGAGAACTACTTTGAGATTGATTTAGATTTGCATAGATTTAGCTACATATCTAGAAAAGGTTTCGAGGCGTTTCAGGACAGATATAAGTTGTGTATACTGGATTTTGGCTTGACAATTcag GGAAATAAACCCGAAGATTTACCGGAGAACATGCTATGCTGCATACGATTGAATCAAATCAACCACATTAATTATGGTCAACTGCAGTTATAG